A window of Rhododendron vialii isolate Sample 1 chromosome 11a, ASM3025357v1 contains these coding sequences:
- the LOC131306605 gene encoding uncharacterized protein LOC131306605 gives MNKFLPAWESNNYIDCELDKQNFNLLSFVDDPRVVEVYKKAAEDRKTREKGKGKLVPENELGKEKEDFKFGSFKKILRDFRNFDEHYNKPSEKEGYQVFQPSHVQGFQAPRPQALVLISSSAPTYHTGPSYAAPPYFGSGYPHGFSSESASFGQPGNGPGFYGDQASSSSSPWYFDSGATAHMTTNGSHISQSSPAPSSSTVAVGSGQTISVTNSGKGQTNSPSFTSGALPPGSLSPSSFF, from the exons ATGAACAAATTTCTGCCTGCTTGGGAATCAAATAATTATATTGACTGTGAGCTGGATAAGCAGAACTTCAATTTGTTGTCTTTTGTTGATGATCCTCGTGTTGTGGAGGTTTATAAGAAGGCTGCGGAAGACCGAAAAACTCGtgaaaaaggaaagggaaaattaGTTCCTGAGAATGAGCTTGGAAAGGAGAAAGAAGATTTTAAGTTTGGGTCCTTCAAGAAGATTCTTAGGGATTTTCGAAACTTCGACGAGCATTACAATAAACCGTCCGAAAAGGAG GGTTATCAAGTGTTTCAGCCTTCTCATGTCCAGGGGTTTCAAGCCCCTAGACCTCAAGCACTGGTGCTCATTAGCAGCTCAGCTCCTACCTATCACACTGGTCCAAGTTATGCAGCACCACCTTATTTTGGTTCAGGCTATCCTCATGGTTTTAGTTCTGAGAGTGCTTCATTTGGTCAGCCAGGGAATGGACCAGGATTCTATGGTGATcaagcttcttcttcttctagtcCTTGGTATTTTGATTCAGGGGCTACTGCCCATATGACTACTAATGGCTCTCATATCTCACAATCATCTCCTGCACCATCATCTTCTACTGTGGCAGTGGGCAGTGGTCAGACAATCTCTGTCACTAATTCAGGAAAAG GACAAACAAACTCACCAAGTTTTACATCAGGGGCCCTGCCACCAGGGTCTCTATCCCCATCTTCCTTCTTCTAA
- the LOC131307021 gene encoding F-box protein At5g07610-like: MKSSSREKTKLIADLTPPETSPAAELVASNVDLLTQILLRIPAAKTLIRFKSVSKPWLSLLSDSRFASAHSHSHPNPNPPISSLYFYYIDNLDSVSLNGSLAFPFLSFLGRCLPGYFVIIHSCSGLLLVERPQFADDRYIVCNPTTQKFRLLTHPGGGYYTSGCLAFDPSKSPHYKVVLPRPASTPSLEIDIFSSETACWNKIFLLERCYRDGAFWNGAVYWLCDQYNLLRFDVETEKMIGIPYAESSSRILPIDKTRYFGECGHGGRLFLIQSPRVNSVEFEILEMDKDQCRWNVKFRVDLRPLLSAFPYISAFPDIAGNFYYSAVMCVVEGEKEDDLALLLAVPDNIVSYNLQKKTWNVLWESEQHSKEDDFWDPLQIPCDGRNCVFPFAESLSPV; this comes from the coding sequence ATGAAATCATCATCCCGTGAAAAAACAAAGCTGATCGCCGACCTTACTCCGCCGGAAACCTCACCGGCGGCTGAACTCGTAGCCAGCAACGTCGACCTCCTCACACAAATCCTCCTCCGTATCCCGGCGGCCAAAACCCTAATCCGATTCAAGTCCGTGTCGAAACcctggctctctctcctctccgaCTCCCGATTCGCCTCCGCCCACTCCCACTCCCACCCGAACCCTAACCCCCCGATCTCATCCCTTTATTTCTACTACATTGATAATCTCGACTCCGTTTCCCTCAACGGCAGCCTTGcctttccctttctctcctTCCTAGGTCGATGTCTTCCAGGTTATTTTGTGATCATTCACTCGTGCAGCGGTCTACTGTTGGTCGAAAGACCTCAATTTGCTGACGATCGTTACATCGTTTGTAATCCGACCACACAGAAATTCCGTCTACTTACTCACCCCGGTGGAGGTTATTACACATCAGGTTGCTTGGCTTTCGATCCATCAAAATCGCCTCACTACAAAGTTGTATTGCCTCGACCAGCCTCTACTCCCTCTTTGGAAATCGATATCTTCTCATCGGAGACTGCGTGTTGGAACAAGATATTTCTACTGGAGAGATGTTATAGAGATGGTGCGTTTTGGAATGGAGCTGTCTACTGGCTATGTGACCAATATAATCTGCTGAGATTCGATGTTGAGACGGAGAAGATGATTGGGATTCCTTACGCGGAAAGTAGTAGTAGAATTCTCCCTATAGACAAGACTAGGTATTTTGGAGAATGCGGCCATGGTGGCCGTTTGTTTCTGATTCAGAGTCCTCGGGTTAATTCTGTGGAATTTGAAATCCTTGAGATGGACAAGGACCAGTGCCGTTGGAACGTCAAGTTTCGAGTCGATCTCAGGCCCTTGCTATCTGCGTTCCCTTATATATCTGCGTTCCCTGATATAGCAGGCAATTTTTATTACTCTGCGGTGATGTGTGTCGTCGAGGGAGAGAAGGAAGATGACTTGGCGCTCCTCTTGGCTGTTCCAGACAACATTGTTTCGTATAATTTGCAGAAAAAGACTTGGAATGTGCTTTGGGAATCGGAACAACATTCGAAAGAGGATGACTTTTGGGATCCTCTTCAAATCCCATGCGATGGTCGTAATTGTGTTTTTCCGTTTGCTGAAAGCCTATCCCCCGTTTGA